From a region of the Labrus mixtus chromosome 5, fLabMix1.1, whole genome shotgun sequence genome:
- the ckap2l gene encoding cytoskeleton-associated protein 2-like, whose amino-acid sequence MEEGETVTIPSRKELRKQKLMEYLEAKGKLKQPNPKPYLRDVFQDKTSAAQMVKEKENTAPADKLINEHTKIQTMTAQATKRPTSRTFGVTNKVNVIGSVLTGQGNACRSSATSVPVQPRKPTQNSLLTGTYTVLSSKSNTNSASHFKKKPNKEIQSSDKTSSKIARTSAKNQNSRFNSESNAALLRPVKTASVRMSLGPIVKTKTGLLPALTHPRTVTQPRNSQSLTHPPASASATRTTSVANMVRSSTLSSAFIFQKKTLPNASLSIPVKERSLSSTASSGTVIKLQEQNRANSKSLFGKHCNPSGLKTKSICSNCTAGPNKPDGRVGTLKPNKLTSQPMDMSSKQKSDGERKKNGQPCKVVSRTSSGPASRCSSRPVSGDMRAVLTEVEKRSKTYAETGGKKGHSSDNAPKTQTGIKGTGPRVISQTAPQPVRTISLTGQARKSSKFPVIDIPQTERKKLTAVQEERMKKLQEWRESRGISYKRPPMPVRIQVRRTMAVPQPFWATMTEEDEAHSLISAVDRSLADCIILLGEGCPSVQVKEVLSRLPVVSHKFAKYWICQARLMEQEGNLDVLPIFEEAVRVVLEPVDELRTVVFEILKKKEETKASEEDEKEDQVSSVESSPERDNNPMMTPKPVRALICGEKGDSSVVKYKITATPGGPPSQKREPTRVNGQEVRFFTPVRRSVRIERASLHYPASLQDHDLCVASYNDLIYEEDNKRSEEQESGETSPSPMYVYRQNEALKDKVVVQLVCDEGV is encoded by the exons AGCTGCGTAAACAGAAGTTGATGGAATACTTGGAAGCAAAGGGGAAGCTGAAACAGCCCAACCCTAA GCCATACCTCCGTGATGTCTTTCAAGATAAGACATCTGCAGCTCAG atgGTTAAGGAGAAAGAGAACACGGCTCCAGCTGACAAATtaataaatgaacacacaaaaatcCAAACTATGACTGCGCAAGCCACAAAAAGACCCACCAGCAGAACATTTGGTGTTACAAACAAAGTGAATGTAATAGGAAGTGTGCTGACAGGACAGGGAAATGCCTGTCGTTCATCTGCAACAAGCGTCCCAGTACAGCCCAGAAAACCTACACAAAACTCTTTGCTTACAGGAACATACACTGTTTTGTCCTCCAAATCCAACACAAATTCAGCCAGCCATTTCAAAAAGAAGCCtaacaaagaaatacaatctTCAGATAAAACCTCTTCTAAGATAGCTCGCACATCTGCAAAAAATCAGAACAGCAGATTCAACAGTGAGTCGAATGCTGCTTTGTTACGTCCAGTGAAGACAGCCAGTGTCAGGATGAGTCTTGGCCCAATTGTCAAAACTAAAACAGGACTCCTCCCTGCACTGACCCATCCAAGGACAGTGACCCAGCCAAGGAACAGTCAAAGTTTGACACATCCCCCTGCCTCAGCATCTGCTACCAGAACTACTTCTGTTGCCAACATGGTGCGATCCAGCACATTGTCGTCCGCGTTCAttttccagaaaaaaacattgcctAACGCATCTCTAAGCATTCCTGTGAAAGAGAGAAGTCTTTCTTCAACTGCAAGTTCCGGTACTGTAATAAAACTTCAAGAACAGAATAGGGCTAACTCTAAGTCCCTTTTTGGTAAACATTGTAATCCAAGTGGACTGAAAACAAAGTCCATCTGCTCCAATTGCACAGCAGGCCCAAATAAGCCAGACGGGAGAGTAGGGACGCTAAAACCTAATAAATTAACCAGTCAGCCTATGGACATGTCTTCAAAGCAGAAATCTGATGGAGAGCGGAAGAAGAATGGACAACCATGCAAAGTTGTCTCAAGAACATCATCTGGGCCAGCAAGCAGATGCAGCTCCAGACCTGTGAGTGGGGATATGCGAGCTGTTCTGACTGAGGTGGAAAAGAGAAGCAAGACATATGCAGAGACAGGTGGCAAGAAGGGACACAGTTCAGATAATGCCCCTAAAACGCAAACAGGTATCAAAGGAACTGGCCCTCGAGTTATATCTCAGACAGCGCCACAGCCTGTCAGGACCATCAGCCTCACAGGCCAGGCCAGGAAGTCATCAAAGTTTCCAGTGATCGATATTCCACAGACGGAGAGAAAGAAATTGACTGCTGTCCAGGAGGAAAGAAT GAAAAAACTACAAGAATGGAGAGAATCCAGGGGCATTTCCTATAAGCGTCCTCCAATGCCAGTGAGAATTCAGGTCAGGCGCACTATGGCTGTGCCACAACCTTTCTGGGCCACCATGACAGAGGAAGACGAGGCCCACTCCCTCATCTCAGCTGTGGACAGATCCCTAGCTGATTGCATCATATTACTGGGCGAG GGTTGCCCTTCAGTCCAGGTGAAGGAGGTTCTCTCGAGGCTACCGGTGGTGTCCCACAAGTTTGCCAAATACTGGATCTGTCAGGCCCGTCTGATGGAGCAGGAGGGCAACCTTGATGTCCTGCCAATATTTGAAGAAGCTGTGCGTGTTGTGCTAGAG ccAGTTGACGAACTTCGAACTGTGGTGTTTGAGATTctgaagaaaaaggaggagaccAAAG CATCTGAAGAAGATGAGAAAGAGGACCAGGTTTCTTCGGTTGAAAGCTCTCCTGAGAGGGACAACAACCCAATGATGACTCCTAAACCTGTCAGAGCCCTCATCTGTGGGGAGAAAGGAGACTCATCTGTCGtcaagtacaagatcacagcgACTCCTGG CGGCCCTCCAAGCCAAAAGAGAGAACCGACACGAGTCAATGGCCAGGAGGTTCGCTTCTTTACCCCTGTTAGACGCTCTGTGCGAATTGAGAGAGCCTCTCTTCATTACCCCGCGTCCCTCCAAGACCATGATCTGTGTGTGGCCTCCTACAATGACCTGATCTACGAGGAGGATAATAAGAGAAGTGAAGAGCAGGAGAGTGGGGAAACCAGCCCGTCTCCCATGTACGTCTACAGGCAGAACGAAGCGCTCAAAGACAAGGTGGTCGTCCAACTAGTTTGCGATGAAGGTGTTTAG